Proteins encoded within one genomic window of Humulus lupulus chromosome 1, drHumLupu1.1, whole genome shotgun sequence:
- the LOC133809203 gene encoding uncharacterized protein LOC133809203 produces the protein MDENNDSSNNDRIQKEAPQLVSVLKEMKNGLDAVRSKVQDLVAKVKADQFPTAEGISYLETKHLLLLNYCQSLVYYLLCKAKGFSIEGHPVVRSLVEIRLFLEKIRPIDKKLQYQIQKLTKVAAGGTDNVGLDEKEADQSQKTEDLLRYRPNPDMLVGKTDEISQDGVYKPPKFAPTSMEEDKMSKEGRNALRREKNTLRQARESTYVRELMDNLEGKPEEIREVIGTESAEMNRYKAKWEERARREEELFTRAPLTKEEKKREKHLKKSRNGLLGLTDSFYDEVKSLPMEKDENGPMEEMESGRSGMRRFQKRKRKH, from the exons ATGGACGAGAATAATGATTCAAGTAACAATGATAGAATCCAAAA AGAAGCACCTCAACTGGTTTCTGTGTTGAAAGAGATGAAAAATGGGTTAGATGCAGTTCGGAGCAAAGTCCAAGATTTAGTTGCCAAG GTGAAGGCGGATCAGTTTCCAACTGCAGAAGGGATAAGTTATCTTGAAACCAAACATTTGCTACTTCTAAACTATTGTCAGTCACTAGTATACTACTTGCTTTGCAAGGCTAAAGGGTTCTCGATTGAGGGGCATCCTGTCGTTCGAAGTCTCGTCGAGATTAGATTATTTTTGGAAaag ATACGACCAATTGACAAAAAGCTCCAATACCAAATCCAGAAGCTTACAAAGGTTGCTGCAGGTGGAACAGATAATGTAGGATTGGATGAGAAGGAAGCAGATCAATCTCAGAAAACAGAAGATTTGTTGAGATATCGGCCTAACCCTGACATGCTTGTTGGCAAAACAGATGAAATTTCACAG GATGGTGTATATAAACCACCGAAATTTGCTCCTACGTCCATGGAAGAAGATAAGATGTCAAAGGAAGGAAGAAATGCCTTAAGAAGGGAGAAAAACACTTTGCGTCAAGCTAGGGAGAGTACTTATGTTAGAGAACTGATGGATAACTTGGAGGGTAAACCTGAAGAG ATTAGAGAAGTTATTGGAACCGAAAGTGCAGAAATGAACAGATATAAGGCAAAGTGGGAGGAACGTGCGCGACGTGAAGAAGAGCTCTTTACTCGTGCACCTCTTACAAAGGAGGAGAAGAAGAGGGAGAAACACTTGAAGAAGTCAAGAAATGG GTTGCTTGGTTTGACAGACAGTTTCTATGATGAGGTTAAAAGTTTACCCATGGAGAAGGACGAAAATGGTCCAATGGAAGAAATGGAAAGTGGTCGCAGTGGAATGAGAAGATTTCAGAAGCGCAAG AGGAAGCATTGA